A single window of Hymenobacter sp. APR13 DNA harbors:
- a CDS encoding class I SAM-dependent methyltransferase has protein sequence MSRLTKTLRGLASLVRNPWLLNHVLAADTAGWQQRARAHGQRGLTAQGLPAVPLTHFLSPTATHTVRPFAFREGGSLPTDLLLLRALAGQVPGCRYFEIGTWRGESAANVAEVAASVHTLNLSAAEMRELGLSERYIDLHGFFSRPLPNVQHLHGNSATFDLAALGQQFDVVFIDGDHRYEAVRTDTRRVFEHLVGPETVVVWHDASRQPGEPRWEVLAGILDGLPASAASQLVQVENTLCALYSPRPLPTHTPEPLRDPEQWFEVTLQPVAGR, from the coding sequence GTGTCCCGTCTTACCAAAACCCTGCGCGGGCTGGCCAGCCTGGTGCGCAACCCCTGGCTGCTCAACCACGTGCTGGCCGCCGATACCGCCGGCTGGCAGCAGCGCGCCCGGGCCCACGGGCAGCGCGGCCTCACGGCCCAGGGGCTGCCAGCCGTGCCGCTCACGCACTTCCTCTCCCCCACCGCTACGCACACCGTGCGGCCGTTTGCGTTCCGCGAAGGCGGCTCCCTGCCTACCGACTTGCTGCTGCTGCGCGCCCTGGCCGGGCAGGTGCCGGGCTGCCGCTACTTCGAGATTGGGACGTGGCGCGGCGAAAGCGCCGCCAACGTGGCCGAGGTAGCGGCCTCGGTGCACACCCTGAATCTATCGGCGGCGGAGATGCGCGAGCTGGGGCTGAGTGAGCGGTACATCGACCTACACGGCTTCTTCTCGCGGCCGCTGCCCAACGTGCAGCACCTGCACGGTAACTCCGCCACCTTCGATCTGGCGGCGCTGGGACAGCAGTTTGATGTGGTGTTCATCGACGGCGACCACCGCTACGAGGCCGTGCGCACCGACACACGCCGCGTATTTGAGCACCTGGTGGGGCCGGAAACCGTGGTGGTGTGGCACGATGCCAGCCGCCAGCCGGGAGAGCCGCGCTGGGAAGTGCTGGCCGGCATCCTCGACGGCCTGCCCGCCTCCGCCGCCAGCCAGCTGGTGCAGGTGGAAAACACGCTCTGCGCGCTGTACTCGCCGCGCCCGCTGCC